Sequence from the Miscanthus floridulus cultivar M001 chromosome 16, ASM1932011v1, whole genome shotgun sequence genome:
CGGTGTTTTCCAGATCATCAGATTCGTCCTTTTTCTTTAGAGGTGTTCATATTCATCAGTTGTTCTCATTGCATCCAAGTCCAGTAGTTAATTCCCAAATTGTGCATCATTCATGCCATATGTATTTCCTTTTGAATATTCATGGTGTGAATCGTGAGAGAGAGAAAAATGGTCCCAAGGAACTATCCAACATTCCTCCTTGTCAGACTTTGCATATCTAACAAAAATGCTTTAGTTGGCTACATACCTTGCTCTCTTCTGAGTGGAAATCTTGATTCCTATTCTACATATAGTGGCACTTACATCCAAACTGTTCCTTTTACCCTGGTGCAGTTTGGTTCATTCACTGTTCAGTTTACATGAACAGAGGCAGAAGGCCTTGCAGGCACTTGCAATCTGTGTAAGGGTTGCGCTAGCGGTAGCCTCCACCACTTAGCTGACTGACTGACTTGAAAGCAATTTAGCTGATGGCTGCGATCTCAGTATAGAATCACAGATATGATCAATGCATGGCATGGCAATGGCATTGGTGCCTGATCCTAATCTGGACGTACCATGAGCTTGCTCTGAACCCAAAGATTTTGAGGCCACGTTATGGTGAGTGGCCCTATTGAAGACTGCAGCATGAAGAGCTACTATTCCCCTCCTTGTAATGTCTGTTTCTTTTTAACCTAGCACATACAGTATATTCTGAACATGATTGATTTGAGCCTTGATTTTACAGTGTATCCCAAACAATGATATGCCGTATGCTCAAGCTTTCTACATTACAACTGTATGAAATTTAATCATTATATTTCATTCTTGTAGCTAACGCTTTTTATGTGAGATGTCAAATGAATTTATCCTCTACGCATGTAATGTAGGACCATATGTGTGTAATATTCTGAGATTCGGCCCCTCCAGTATAGTGCCATTCAGACATCGAAACTCTGATATTTGGAACAAGTTTCCAGAATTAGTCACAGAAAAAAGAAGAGCGGTATAGCACGAGGATAAGTTCACCAAGGGAAGTTAGCAAACCAATTGTACTGAGAAACTGTTTATGATCACACTGAAACCTGAAAATGCAGAATAACCACCAGCCTTATGCAAGACTTCCCAACTTATATACAAATTTACGAGAGCTACAGGGACTTTGTTGATGACATAATATAGTTAAGTGACACTAATCATAGAACCATGACAAGCATGACTGCATAGGCTCAGACCTTTGAACCATCGACTTCAGCAGCGTAAACCTGGCCATATTCACCCTTGTTGTCATCCTCATCCAGGTAGTCAGCCCTTGCATTGAGGGCCAGCATCTGGCAAACAAGCCAGAAGAGAGCAGCGTCAAGGGCAAGGAAAGCAGCACCACCAAACAGGCCGGTCTTTGCAGTAGGGCACTGGTAATTCATGTCGTGGTGGATGTTCTTGCTTCGGTGAAGTCCCTCGGTGACAGTTGCCCACAACAACATTGCAAAAGCCAGGGCTGAGACAAGCCTGATTTCACATAAAGGGGACAGAATCAACAATGTGCATCTTTGTTACTACAAAGAGACTAAAGTGCAGAAAATAGCATGGTGCACATGTACTCATTCAAAAATAGTTATACAATGGCATTAATGGAAACAAAATATTGAGCTCATATGCCAAAATTCTAAATCATCAGTGCAAAAAAATCATGATACAAGATTTAAGCATGATTATTAGCACTGATTAATGCGATAACCGATAAAAATAATTAGTTCTTTGTGATCTTCTTGACGGGGAAATTCTACATTATTAGGATTGATTAACAATACAGAACAAATTAAAAGATTTCAGGGTCCAGGAAAGAGGACAATTCTAGAATGCAAAACTTAGATGGGTCAGTTTGCAGCTCAATATCCCAAATGGTAGGAGGGCCTGACAAGTTAACCACATAATAAAAGAAAACATAAGAATACAAGGCATATTGTTTCCAGAGCACAGGGACTCTTAGTCATATAGCTGAAAGGATACTCACTCAGCAACAACAAAGAACACTGTCAAGCTGGTGCTTTGAAACAGTGCTCCACGAGGAACTGACTTGCCCGAGTATGGAAAAAAGATAGCAACATGGCCCACAATGGCAGCTACCACAAGTGCCACAATGGACAGGCTTCCCATTGCAAGAGTTGGATCACTTGGAAACTTGCAGATGACGACATCCTTTCCTGGGATAGGAGTCCCAGAAGCAGGCTGCAACAAAGACGGTATAAATTTACAAGCATGTTTATAAAAAACCATAGCAACTATATTGGTTGAAAGATAGAAGACAGTAAGCATAAGCTATGAGCTGTGCCATAATTTTATGACTTTTTGCCTATAGTGCTACCGTGGTTCCAACGCAAAACTTGAGGCTGAAGAAAAACTAGTGCAACGAGAACCAAGAAAGAGGAATCACCTGCAGCTATTCACATGGCGATTTCTCTATTTTGTTTCTCCTTGCATAAATTTATACTAAGAAGATGAAATAGGGGCTCTTTACCCCCATTTTCATCTTTCTTAATACAAAGATATGCAGCTATCCTGCGTGTTTGTGTTCcagaaaaaaaatctttgttcACAGCTTAAAACTGTGCATGATGATAGATGTTTGCGTGCTCTATCCATCCATATTTTTATATGCTACTGTGCAGTTGGTAGCACGGTAGCACCAGATATGTTCTCAAAGTAAACTAGATGCAATACAGTCCTTATGTGTGGACTGAGAAATCGCAGTAACTGTTATTAGTAGCAATTATGATAAAGTACAAGTACCAAGGTTGTGGAAAAATTTGTGTCTCATTTATGTTTCTCCTTGCACAACTTTTTGTTCAACTTAAAATTTTGCATGACGATAGATGCCTGCGTGCTATATCCATCCATATCTTTGGATGATTTTTTTTCACATTTACAGGTGTCACCGTGCGTTGGTAGCACTGGATATATTCTCAAAGTAATCAAGATACAGTATAACCGTGATGTCCGGACTGGGAAATTTCAGTAAATGTTATTAATAGCATCTATGATATAGTACTATGAATAAGGCTATTAAGATGACTTGCTCACAGTTCAGTAGCGAGAAATCTGCCTAAACTTGCGCTAAATTGATCATCCTTGACAAGGAAAAGGAAAAGCATAACGATCAGTGCTCATATAACAGGAagaaaagggcagacctttttgtTTTCCGCAATGACGCCAAGCACGAACGCCAGAATCCCAAAGAACGCGACGATGAGAGAAATCCGTAGCGACGCAGACAGAGCCATTGTTCCTGCACGACAAGCAAACGGCCCACTGGGATCATCAAACCAAATGCTTAAGTAATTGAATACAGACAAAATGTCACAACAGCGTGCCAGCAACAACGCATTGGAAACTCCTCCCCTACAGGTTACTTACTAGGTAATTTCTGACGAAACaagtgttttgtttatttttatgGTGACTGGGCACGTCTCTGTCCTATCGACAGACTGTCCTATCGACAGACTGCGGCACTCACAAGGTGAGAACTTTATGAAATTGACAAGTTTCTTGTATCGGTTTCCTCTACGGACAGTGATAGAAGGTATCCCCTTTCAGAACGGTGATTGAGCCAGGAATTAAATTGGGGAAATGCAACCGACGGATCGATTCAATCTATTCACTCCCAGCAATAAGTCAACTACACTAGTGAAAAGTAACTCCCGGATGAACCATCATCAGGTCATGACTCATGACCCATTGACCCTAGAG
This genomic interval carries:
- the LOC136512140 gene encoding uncharacterized protein gives rise to the protein MALSASLRISLIVAFFGILAFVLGVIAENKKPASGTPIPGKDVVICKFPSDPTLAMGSLSIVALVVAAIVGHVAIFFPYSGKSVPRGALFQSTSLTVFFVVAELVSALAFAMLLWATVTEGLHRSKNIHHDMNYQCPTAKTGLFGGAAFLALDAALFWLVCQMLALNARADYLDEDDNKGEYGQVYAAEVDGSKV